The following are from one region of the Theropithecus gelada isolate Dixy chromosome 6, Tgel_1.0, whole genome shotgun sequence genome:
- the F2RL1 gene encoding proteinase-activated receptor 2, whose translation MWRPSAAWLLGAAILLAASVSCNGTIQGTNRSSQGRSLIGRVDGTFHVTGKGVTVEQAFSVDESSASVLTGKLTTVFLPIVYTIVFVVGLPSNGMALWVFLFRTKKKHPAVIYMANLALADLLSVVWFPLKIAYHIHGNNWIYGEALCNMLIGFFYGNMYCSILFMTCLSVQRYWVIVNPMGHSRKKANIAIGISLAIWLLILLVTIPLYVVKQTIFIPALNITTCHDVLPEQLLVGDMFNYFLSLAIGVFLFPAFLTASAYVLMIRMLRFSAMDENSQKKRKRAIKLIVTVLAMYLICFTPSNLLLVVHYFLIKSRGQSHVYALYLVALCLSTLNSCIDPFVYYFVSHDFRDHAKNALLCRSVRTVKQMQVSLTSQKHSRKSSSYSSSSTTVKTSY comes from the exons ATGTGGCGCCCCAGCGCGGCGTGGCTGCTGGGGGCCGCCATCCTGCtggcagcctctgtctcctgcaaTGGCACCATCCAAG GAACCAATAGATCTTCTCAAGGAAGAAGCCTTATTGGTAGGGTTGATGGCACATTCCACGTCACTGGAAAAGGAGTTACAGTTGAACAAGCCTTTTCTGTGGATGAGTCTTCTGCATCTGTCCTCACTGGAAAACTGACCACTGTCTTCCTTCCAATTGTCTACACAATTGTATTTGTGGTGGGTTTGCCAAGTAATGGCATGGCCCTGTGGGTCTTTCTTTTCCGAACTAAGAAGAAGCACCCTGCTGTGATTTACATGGCCAATCTGGCCTTGGCTGACCTCCTCTCTGTCGTCTGGTTCCCCTTGAAGATTGCCTATCACATACATGGCAACAATTGGATTTACGGGGAAGCTCTTTGTAACATGCTTATTGGCTTTTTCTATGGCAACATGTACTGTTCCATTCTCTTCATGACCTGCCTCAGTGTACAGAGGTATTGGGTCATCGTGAACCCCATGGGGCACTCCAGGAAGAAGGCAAACATTGCCATTGGCATCTCCCTGGCAATATGGCTGCTGATTCTGCTGGTTACCATCCCCTTGTATGTCGTGAAGCAGACCATCTTCATTCCAGCCCTGAACATCACGACCTGTCACGATGTTTTGCCTGAGCAGCTCTTGGTGGGAGACATGTTCAATTACTTCCTCTCTCTGGCCATTGGGGTTTTTCTGTTCCCAGCCTTCCTCACAGCCTCTGCCTACGTGCTGATGATCAGAATGCTGCGATTTTCTGCCATGGATGAAAACtcacagaagaaaaggaagagggccATCAAACTCATTGTCACTGTCCTGGCCATGTACCTGATCTGCTTCACTCCTAGTAACCTTCTGCTCGTGGTGCATTATTTTCTGATTAAGAGCCGGGGTCAGAGCCATGTCTATGCCCTGTACCTTGTAGCCCTCTGCCTCTCTACCCTCAACAGCTGCATCGACCCCTTTGTCTATTACTTTGTTTCACATGATTTCAGGGATCATGCAAAGAACGCTCTTCTTTGCAGAAGTGTCCGCACTGTAAAGCAGATGCAAGTATCCCTCACCTCACAGAAACACTCCAGGAAGTCCAGCTCTTACTCTTCAAGTTCAACCACCGTTAAGACCTCCTATTGA